The Hippoglossus stenolepis isolate QCI-W04-F060 chromosome 1, HSTE1.2, whole genome shotgun sequence DNA segment tgtgagcaggaagaggaacaAGAGGAGCAGACCGTGGTGGCTGAGTCCAACACTGGGGAGCAGCTATCAGAACCTGGTAACTAAAAACCCActcacagatgtgtgtgtgcattatttCTTTAAGAAAACTTAATTctcatttgccttttttttctccagaagGAACAGCGAGTGAAAAATACACCCCCCCAATTAAAGTGGAAACCACAGAGGTGAGATTTCTATGAGAATTGCTTCAACTTTGTATTATAAATCACACAAATGagatttcttcctctttttgctgtttttcattttcagtttgttgtcttgtgttttatAGTTTGTAAACAGACAGTTCATTCCAGAAGCTTCGTACAGTAATACAGACAAAGAACAAGTGGAGGAGTGGACAGTGGAGGCTCAGGTATGCTGCTGAGCTGCATCACAACAGTGTTACCATGTCAACATAATGCCACCTGTGCTATGTTTCAACAACATTACTCTGATTTGCATCTcatatgtatctgtgtgttgaaTAGATGGTAAATTCCCTCCAGCACCAGTCCCCTGCCCAGCTGACTCCAGAACCAGCTGTTACTATGAACTGTGACACCCCCCCTCCGACCGCTGACCCAGTGGTCAGAAAGCAGGTAGTGCAAGACCTCATGGCCCAGATGCAAGGAACCTACAACTTCATGCAGGTGAAATAGTCGAGCTACATACTGACGTGTCCAGCTTATTTATTGATGTAGTTCAATATTTGTCTGCTTTCTCATGGAGACGAAGTTAAAGCACACAGGGAGCTACAGAAAAGGAATCTGTAGAGCAAGCGTGGAACTAGTTTTTCATCGGAACATACTTGAGTAAAAATAATCCCCTTTTGTGGAGCACTTTACAAAAATACATGACTGTCACATGGTGACAAATGTGCCCACCAATAAGgtagaaagaaaatataaagagaTTTAACAAATGATACTGACTCAGCCTTATTTTCTCAGCTGATTTATTGAAAGCCTCGAGTAGGGCAAATGCCTGCTGATGTAGGATGTGGGACTCACTTTGTTACATCACTGTCTCTAAATCTGATCCATGACTCAACAatatatttccctttttatcCCAGGAATCAGTGTTAGAGTTTGACGGCCAGGCTCTGGACCCAGCCATTGTGTCTGCTCAGCCCATGAAGCCTGTGCCGACTGCGGACCTGCAGCAGATGAGCTGCCCTTCACGTCAGTGCCAGTTCATTTTACTTTAACTCTGAACATAATCTATTGAGAAGTGTCTGGTCACTGTTTTTGGTATGTGGATTTATGGTCGGGTCTTTTGACATTCGCCCGTCTGGACACCATCACAATGGATTTGAAACGAAGCCATTAAGATGTGATTGAAGAGAAAACTTCCAGctttaattcaaaataaatcttcaaGTCAGTTAATTGACCTCAACCCTACTGTGCATACTTTGCCCTCACTGAAGACAAGTTACAGACCCACAAAGAAGCAGCAACTGGAGGCGCCTGTAGAATTCATTTCTCCACGGCCTCTCAGTGACAATATGTAGAATGGTTTTAATTCCTTAACTGTTTTTAATCAAACCTCAATTAAAGCTGAAAGTCTGAACTTATATTACATCTGCATGGCGTCTTTTCAAATCCATTTTGGTGGTGCACAGGGTCCAAATTATAAAAATCTAAACAGTGTCCAGATCCTTTGGACCCAACTGTATTTTCCTTCAAGTGTAATGCACAGAGTAATTTCTAAAGTCTTAataatttcttattttctttcaaaCAGCCCTTTCAGAGTCCAGACTTCCTCAAACAAGTGTAGTGCCGGGACCACAGGAATCCTCACAAGTAAGTGGAAGCTCAGCAAGAAGGAAGCAGTTGGTGAGATTTTGATGTGTTGTAAAGAGCGGTGCATCCTTTTATTAACTAGAGAAGTACAGGTCATTGTCTTTGTGGGCCGTATTTTAAGAGTGCCGCTACATGGATTTACCGTGATGCTCTTCAACATATCATGATCTCATCTACTTTGTATTACAGGGACTTATATAAAATGGTAATACGGTAGAAGGGGGGGAAAATCTAAGATCCCTTCTTTCACATTGACCTCTCCACAATCCTTGTTTCCTCGCCATccctgtttcctccttcctcccaccTCAGGCCTCGATGTCTCTTTCGTCCGAGCAGTCCCCCGCCCCATGTTCCCTGTCCTCTGCCTTCCCACCTGTCTCCAAGCCCACACACACTGGAGGCATCAATGTCAACGCAGCGCCCTTCCAGTCAGTGCAAGCGGTACGCGTTCtatctggatccagtgaatatGTTTGGACTTTTTACCCTCAGTCAAAAACATTCTGGTTCTGTACGTGTATGTACGAGATAAATTGGCTCAGTAGCTGCAGCAAAACACTGGATAACAATTGCTGCAGCAATACGAATATTGCCCTTATTTCCCAACCTGAAATAAATCCTTTCTTTCCAGAAGCTCTACTGGGACTgtgatatattttgttttgacagattgAAATACAGAaaccttttcttcttcctcaggtATTTAATATGAATGCACCTGTACCTCCAGCCACTGAAGGCCAAGCAGACCCCCTGAAGCAGCCCAGTCAGTTCCCTGGTGGCTATGGACAGGGTTTCAGCAGCCAGTCAGAGAGTACTGTCAACCAGCCGGACATCCCACAGGACACATTACAGTCAGGTGAGGCTACAGCTTCAGCTAGTTGCATGTACACTTGAACAGGCTTCAGATATAGTTTATCACCTCTACAGTCAGCAGACGACATTAAAAAGTATagggaggaaaaataaacacgCATTTTATGTTTAGGATTCTACAGGAAATAACATGTTTTCTATCAGTTAAAATATTTGTTGGTGTTTACggaggcttttttttctccttctttctgaAAGACCCTTTCATGACAGTAAATTTGACTGAAGCAAGTGAAGATTTTTCAGgttgaatgttatttttaattttaaatgaaaatttcTGTCTTGTTTGCTGCTGTGCAGTTGTTGGTGGGTTCCAGCCCCAAGAACCAGTCATGCCTCCAGCAGGAGCTCATGAAGAATCTACTCCAGGTGCAGGGTTTGGACAGTCGGGACAGTCCTTCTACAACAGCCGGGCCGCGCCCAGGTCCGGACCCAGGAACGCTCGAGGCGTGATGAATGGATACCGGGGCTCCTCTAATGGATTTAGAGGTACAAGCATCAAACTGTGTTATACAATTATACAGCTGTagtgtttggtttattttattgacACTATACATAATTTCAGGGGGATATGAAGGCTACCGCCCTCCTTTCTCAAACGCTCCCAGCAGCGGTTATGGTCAAACCCAATTTAACACATCTCGGGACTATTCTAATAGCACCTACCAGCGGGTAAGACTTCTTTAATTATTCACTACATCATGTACAAAATATCTTATGTGTTATCCAGTTAATACTCTTTACTATTTTTGAATTTGTAAGATGGCTATTGATGGTAAATACTGTTGTTTCTTCAAGGAGGGATATCAGCAAGGCTACAAACGGGGAGCCGCCCAAGGAGCTCGAGGTTTGTCTCGAGGTAACGCTCAAGCGATGAGGTCCTAAAGGATTCTAAGGACCATCAAGTTGCGCCACGTTGAACATTCAGGATTTTTGAATGTGTTCGC contains these protein-coding regions:
- the caprin1a gene encoding caprin-1a isoform X2 — its product is MPSAMVGNSAVQSVTPDLGNGSQSEAMKQVLGVMDKKVRNMEKKKSKLDDYQAKKNKGESLNQDQLDALTKYQEITYNLEFARELQKNFMSLGQEIQKAVKKTARREQLQREELEQRRLKTVLELQFLLDQLGDDSVRQDLKRPDATGSPLLTDADLTSLDEFYKLVGPDRNYDVRLTDQYEEASIHLWELLEGHDKAVAGTTYKSLKDILDKVLLSGYFDRAQTHQNGTCEQEEEQEEQTVVAESNTGEQLSEPEGTASEKYTPPIKVETTEFVNRQFIPEASYSNTDKEQVEEWTVEAQMVNSLQHQSPAQLTPEPAVTMNCDTPPPTADPVVRKQVVQDLMAQMQGTYNFMQESVLEFDGQALDPAIVSAQPMKPVPTADLQQMSCPSPLSESRLPQTSVVPGPQESSQVFNMNAPVPPATEGQADPLKQPSQFPGGYGQGFSSQSESTVNQPDIPQDTLQSVVGGFQPQEPVMPPAGAHEESTPGAGFGQSGQSFYNSRAAPRSGPRNARGVMNGYRGSSNGFRGGYEGYRPPFSNAPSSGYGQTQFNTSRDYSNSTYQREGYQQGYKRGAAQGARGLSRGNAQAMRS
- the caprin1a gene encoding caprin-1a isoform X1 — translated: MPSAMVGNSAVQSVTPDLGNGSQSEAMKQVLGVMDKKVRNMEKKKSKLDDYQAKKNKGESLNQDQLDALTKYQEITYNLEFARELQKNFMSLGQEIQKAVKKTARREQLQREELEQRRLKTVLELQFLLDQLGDDSVRQDLKRPDATGSPLLTDADLTSLDEFYKLVGPDRNYDVRLTDQYEEASIHLWELLEGHDKAVAGTTYKSLKDILDKVLLSGYFDRAQTHQNGTCEQEEEQEEQTVVAESNTGEQLSEPEGTASEKYTPPIKVETTEFVNRQFIPEASYSNTDKEQVEEWTVEAQMVNSLQHQSPAQLTPEPAVTMNCDTPPPTADPVVRKQVVQDLMAQMQGTYNFMQESVLEFDGQALDPAIVSAQPMKPVPTADLQQMSCPSPLSESRLPQTSVVPGPQESSQASMSLSSEQSPAPCSLSSAFPPVSKPTHTGGINVNAAPFQSVQAVFNMNAPVPPATEGQADPLKQPSQFPGGYGQGFSSQSESTVNQPDIPQDTLQSVVGGFQPQEPVMPPAGAHEESTPGAGFGQSGQSFYNSRAAPRSGPRNARGVMNGYRGSSNGFRGGYEGYRPPFSNAPSSGYGQTQFNTSRDYSNSTYQREGYQQGYKRGAAQGARGLSRGNAQAMRS